In the genome of Quercus robur chromosome 3, dhQueRobu3.1, whole genome shotgun sequence, one region contains:
- the LOC126718311 gene encoding uncharacterized protein LOC126718311, whose amino-acid sequence MAKPGSGSGSDSNKASQNVVFVDTSLDTHLALFVSDSDTVSDLKKKILYEHPLCFPNTGKIQIHALKVKRKGYFYHLSDSMFVKSAFDGIKKNWFLCVDASHSMEHGENQQSLIPGSNNILACFGTNNSTLFDRIDLPHDGSLKRPSNINGSPLQLVGSNQNVKENIPMADQYGSSDFGVEVLKEKNASVHGFGKDASQQDIAVPEYSLDNAGREVSFDMRMGNKSIPDEPCRSSSSNISKRSVSTVERKNYLSKETEVKEKHGNGKIEKFKNDMDVQGNKSLEEAAQSRSHKKRKRNIEKKIGDEDSLKEKRVLTCDSTKEISKANTILGSISSEPVEDAHLLETGSSSGKHKKRRKKTSNTLNQVVSAVPSSGKDVREENSQVTVGLNHKDSGGEPGAASAPGQDVQLATVTASELSGISLKEKQGDSVHEMGENNELPSSLVDKQKTNVTVDSLATEPLENVHLLETDSSGVKKKRKKKSDSLNQVVTAVPSAKDTKEESSRVTLEINQKDSIKELDATCATGECVQDAMTSGLREISEKEKEKEKEKQYDFAVGEHDKVPSSLDLDMSDTDAGNVKIKSNASEGAAAVGVGRNTKDSCVVDLEGHPSVIKKLNNLPKLSRPENSILNDNANFETDQTDRVEEKRESSHDRDPKGMLSEMDKPSSRGETDMNAKEVIVTSKFSDGTGIVEHSKSGKKKRKKRKAEDSVGGTPIKLGTELVKGSEHEISSAEPDKALDGDNSTNNTKKGERNFSQSQEKEVSKIKTLTTSLLASDGETGDVNGDDVESSKQISNTQADAEKDEKMRKKSKKKQIATAKNLLDLQTKDQDVVHKDPKPSADDQMEVQASGGETGDVNGDEVEHLKQISKTQANAENVDEKMSKKSKKKKKATSKILLDLKTKDQDAGDKDPTPSADNQMEVQASGGETGDVNGDDMDSSKQISKTQANAENMDKKMSKKSKKKQSATAENLLDFQTKDQDVGHKDLTHSADNQREVQASSKLTKKTKSAKTSTKNKLNESNLKHEKDSGVEIDSLHAQMNCVTDKSSQVPLHTTEGNSKGRPVEDEQSEQILPPDEKVPKASRSDSGTGKSSQVPLHTTETNYKGRPVEDKGAKHMLHPEKKLPKASRSGKSAPQSSMSDTFTSIPKEVTRPGTLNASETRINSERKSEALAVSKSNLGDSKNLVHQNKLFNENKSGAGQGVRKASVNDTGEVVNSSQHDKSLLTKLGTIFKDDSSGSSEDEDGVDNSDASTRTPSDNSFSSDFSDGESNAKLNSPRNGSNDSKRNNSGGRSIMKSCSSVAKGMDLGTILRSSRSYENAKLTASQSQLEDTESQPVDFVPDSLADP is encoded by the exons ATGGCGAAACCGGGTTCTGGGTCCGGTTCCGATTCTAATAAAGCCTCTCAGAATGTTGTGTTTGTAGACACCAGCCTTGACACCCACTTGGCCTTGTTTGTTTCAGATTCCGACACCGTTTCCGACCTCAAAA AGAAAATTCTTTATGAGCACCCACTGTGCTTTCCTAACACTGGGAAGATACAAATTCATGCTCTAAAG GTAAAGCGCAAAGGATACTTTTACCACTTATCAGATTCCATGTTTGTAAAAAGTGCTTTTGATGGAATCAAGAAGAATTGGTTTCTTTGTGTTGATGCCTCTCATTCAATGGAGCATGGTGAAAATCAACAGTCCCTTATTCCCGGTTCTAACAACATATTAGCCTGTTTTGGCACCAATAATAGTACTTTATTTGATAGGATTGATCTTCCTCATGATGGTTCTCTCAAAAGGCCATCTAATATTAATGGTTCACCACTACAGCTGGTTGGGAGCAACCAGAATGTGAAAGAGAATATTCCTATGGCTGACCAGTATGGTTCAAGTGATTTTGGTGTAgaagttttaaaagaaaaaaatgcttCAGTTCATGGATTTGGCAAAGATGCGTCACAACAAGATATTGCAGTCCCAGAATACTCTTTAGATAATGCAGGTAGAGAAGTTTCATTTGATATGAGGATGGGAAACAAAAGTATTCCTGATGAACCTTGCAGGAGTTCGTCTTCTAATATTAGTAAGAGGTCAGTTTCTACAGTAGAGAGGAAGAATTATCTGAGCAAGGAAACTGAAGTTAAAGAAAAACATGGTAATGGCAAGattgaaaaatttaagaatgACATGGATGTGCAAGGCAACAAGTCATTGGAAGAAGCTGCACAATCTAGGTCTCATAAAAAGAGAAAGCGTaacattgaaaagaaaattggaGATGAAGATTCTTTGAAGGAAAAGAGAGTTTTGACTTGTGATTCTACTAAAGAGATCTCCAAGGCAAATACCATCTTAGGCAGTATATCTTCTGAACCAGTGGAGGATGCCCATTTGTTAGAAACTGGTTCAAGCAGTGGGAAGCataagaagagaagaaagaaaacttCAAATACTCTCAATCAGGTAGTTTCTGCAGTTCCTTCTTCTGGAAAAGATGTTAGAGAAGAGAACTCTCAGGTCACGGTGGGACTTAATCACAAGGATTCAGGTGGAGAACCTGGTGCAGCATCTGCTCCTGGACAAGATGTCCAGCTTGCAACTGTAACAGCTTCTGAACTCTCTGGAATTTCTTTGAAGGAAAAGCAGGGTGATTCTGTTCATGAAATGGGGGAAAATAATGAATTACCCTCTTCACTAGTGGACAAACAGAAGACAAATGTGACCGTAGACAGTTTAGCCACTGAACCTTTGGAAAATGTACATTTGCTGGAAACTGATTCAAGCGgggtaaagaagaagaggaaaaagaaatctGATTCCCTTAATCAAGTAGTCACTGCTGTTCCTTCTGCCAAAGATACTAAGGAAGAAAGTTCTAGGGTCACTTTGGAAATTAACCAGAAGGATTCAATTAAAGAACTGGATGCAACATGTGCAACTGGAGAGTGTGTTCAGGATGCAATGACTTCTGGACTTCGTGAAATCTctgagaaggagaaggagaaggagaaggagaagcaGTATGACTTTGCAGTGGGGGAACATGACAAAGTACCCTCTTCACTAG atcttgacATGAGTGACACTGATGCTGGCAATGTGAAAATCAAAAGTAATGCATCTGAAGGAGCTGCTGCTGTTGGAGTAGGGAGAAATACAAAAGACAGTTGTGTTGTTGACCTTGAAGGCCATCCCTCTGTCATCAAAAAGCTGAATAATCTCCCTAAGCTTTCCAGGCCTGAGAATAGCATCCTTAATGACAATGCCAATTTTGAAACTGATCAGACTGACAGagttgaagaaaaaagagaatcaTCACATGACAGAGATCCTAAAGGGATGCTGTCAGAAATGGACAAACCATCTAGTCGGGGTGAAACAGACATGAATGCTAAAGAAGTGATTGTCACTTCCAAATTTTCAGATGGAACTGGAATTGTTGAGCATAGTAAATCTGgtaagaaaaaaaggaagaagagaaaagCTGAGGATTCAGTTGGAGGGACACCAATTAAATTAGGTACAGAGCTTGTTAAAGGTTCTGAACATGAAATATCTTCGGCAGAGCCTGATAAAGCTTTAGATGGTGATAATTCCACTAACAACACTaagaaaggagaaagaaattTCTCTCAATCTCAGGAGAAGGaagtatcaaaaataaaaacattaactacGTCCCTTTTGGCTTCTGATGGGGAAACTGGTGATGTCAATGGAGATGACGTGGAATCCTCAAAGCAAATCAGCAACACTCAAGCAGATGCAGAGAAGGATGAGAAAATGCGTAAGAAAtctaaaaagaaacaaattgcTACTGCAAAGAACCTCCTGGATTTACAAACAAAAGATCAAGATGTTGTCCATAAGGATCCAAAACCTTCAGCTGATGATCAAATGGAAGTGCAAGCTTCTGGTGGGGAAACTGGAGATGTCAATGGAGATGAGGTGGAACATTTAAAGCAAATCAGCAAAACTCAAGCAAATGCAGAAAATGTGGATGAGAAAATGAGTAAGAAatctaagaagaaaaaaaaggctacTTCAAAGATCCTCCTGGATTTGAAAACAAAAGATCAAGATGCTGGTGATAAGGATCCAACACCTTCAGCTGATAATCAAATGGAGGTGCAAGCTTCTGGCGGGGAAACTGGTGATGTCAATGGAGATGACATGGACTCCTCAAAGCAAATCAGCAAAACTCAAGCAAATGCAGAGAATATGGATAAGAAAATGAGTAAGAAATCTAAGAAGAAACAAAGTGCTACTGCAGAGAACCTCCTGGATTTTCAAACAAAAGATCAAGATGTTGGTCATAAGGATCTAACACATTCAGCTGATAATCAAAGGGAGGTGCAAGCTTCATCCAAATTGACAAAGAAAACTAAGTCAGCAAAAACAAGTACCaagaataaattaaatgaaTCAAATTTGAAGCACGAGAAAGATTCAGGGGTTGAAATCGATTCTCTTCATGCTCAAATGAATTGTGTGACTGACAAGTCTTCTCAAGTTCCATTACATACAACTGAAGGCAATTCTAAGGGAAGGCCAGTTGAAGATGAACAGTCTGAGCAAATTCTTCCTCCTGACGAGAAGGTTCCAAAAGCTTCTAGAAGTGACTCTGGAACTGGCAAGTCTTCCCAAGTTCCATTACATACAACTGAAACCAACTATAAGGGAAGGCCAGTTGAAGATAAAGGTGCCAAGCACATGCTTCACCCTGAAAAGAAGCTTCCAAAAGCTTCAAGAAGTGGCAAATCAGCTCCTCAATCTAGTATGTCTGATACGTTCACTTCCATTCCTAAAGAAGTAACAAGGCCTGGCACTCTCAATGCTTCTGAGACCAGAATtaattcagagagaaaaagtgaagcTTTAGCTGTATCAAAGTCTAACTTGGGAGATTCTAAGAATTTAGTTcaccaaaataaattatttaatgagAACAAGTCAGGTGCAGGCCAGGGTGTTAGAAAAGCTTCTGTTAATGACACTGGGGAAGTTGTAAATAGCTCACAACATGACAAGAGCTTGCTAACTAAATTGGGAACAATCTTCAAAGATGATAGTAGTGGGTCTTCTGAAGACGAAGATGGAGTTGACAATTCAGATGCCAGCACCAGAACACCGTCAGATAATTCATTTTCATCTGACTTCTCAGATGGGGAAAGCAACGCAAAACTCAACTCACCACGAAATG GATCTAATGACTCGAAAAGAAATAACAGTGGTGGAAGAAGCATCATGAAATCAtg CTCTTCAGTTGCAAAGGGTATGGACCTCGGTACAATCCTTAGAAGTTCGCGCAGCTACGAGAATGCTAAACTAACCGCATCGCAGTCACAACTGGAAGACACTGAAAGCCAGCCTGTTGATTTTGTTCCGGACAGTCTGGCTGACCCGTAA
- the LOC126718314 gene encoding uncharacterized protein LOC126718314, with amino-acid sequence MKNNQTKPPILKYFFLSLFLFLPFFLFLFSLKPKHHQNTTTEATSKTEIHSAGDLKIRPGYASYESYIQRQLHKTLNPKLRQVWTTRDWDRKIQVFVQFFQDLKRKELLFNESKALSIGARVGQEVEALRRVGVSDSVGIDLVPYPPLVIKGDFHNQPFGNETFDFEFSNVFDHALYPDKFVGEIERTLKPNGVCVLHVALSRRSDKYSANDLYSVKPLVEMFKVSEVVHVRKVDGFGLDTEVVFRKKTVI; translated from the coding sequence ATGAAAaacaaccaaaccaaaccacCAATACTCAAatacttctttctctctctctttctctttctccctttctttcttttcttattttctctcaaacccaaacaccaccaaaacaccaccacAGAAGCAACATCCAAAACCGAAATTCACAGCGCCGGAGACCTCAAAATCAGACCCGGATACGCCTCTTATGAATCGTACATACAACGCCAACTCCACAAGACCCTTAACCCTAAACTCAGGCAAGTATGGACAACAAGGGATTGGGACAGAAAAATCCAAGTCTTTGTTCAGTTCTTCCAAGATTTGAAGCGAAAAGAGCTTCTGTTCAACGAGTCCAAAGCTCTTTCTATTGGGGCCCGTGTCGGGCAAGAGGTGGAGGCTCTGAGACGTGTCGGCGTGTccgactcggttgggatcgacTTGGTGCCGTATCCTCCGCTTGTGATCAAAGGTGACTTTCACAACCAGCCGTTTGGGAACGAAACCTTCGACTTCGAGTTCTCCAACGTGTTCGATCACGCGCTGTATCCGGACAAGTTCGTTGGAGAGATCGAACGGACGTTGAAGCCTAATGGGGTCTGTGTTTTACACGTGGCCTTGTCTAGACGGTCCGATAAGTACTCGGCTAACGATTTGTATAGCGTGAAACCATTGGTGGAGATGTTCAAGGTTTCGGAGGTTGTTCACGTACGAAAAGTTGACGGTTTCGGATTGGATACTGAGGTTGTCTTCAGGAAAAAAACAGTGATCTAA